A region of the Phaseolus vulgaris cultivar G19833 chromosome 11, P. vulgaris v2.0, whole genome shotgun sequence genome:
TAAATTGGATTCGATCAATTTTAccgaaaaaaattaatttttttcaaaaaaatcgATAATTGTCCTAATTTAAATTAtcccaaaaacaaaaaaaaaatccaagcACACGATGAACATAACCGTAACCATCGACACGTCGCCGTCTCATTTGTCCCTTTTCCACTCACACGAACATAGCTTCGCCGAATTCGTAAACCACACGTGTCCCACGATCACGTTACGACACCGTTTTGCGACGCTCTTCCTAAAGAGGCGTTATGATAATCTTCTTATCTTTTCTACAAAGACGCTGGACCGGTCCGGTTCAGTTACGGTTGACGCTGAGACTCGCTCCGCCAGAACCCGGTTCCCGCGAACCGGGCCCACATCTCCTTCTCCAACCCCTGTTCCTCCTCGTCCGTCTCGTTCTCAGGGATTTGCTTGAGAAACTCGTCCAAGCGCGTGGTACCCACGTCGTAGTCCCAGCCCTCGACGCTGCTGGCCCTGTGCGGGTGCAACACCACGATATCATCAGCCTTGTTCCCGACAACAACGTTGCCGTTATTCTTGTTTCTCATCAAACGACGTCGTCTCTTTCGGGCGGCTTTGACGACCAGCCTCTTGGGGACCTTGTAGACGGCCAGCACGGCGAGGTGGATGACCACGCAGGGGAAGCAGCAACACACAGCGGCGCACTCAGCCGCGCCTCCACCGGCCACCTCGCC
Encoded here:
- the LOC137834096 gene encoding uncharacterized protein, with the translated sequence MVHQVIVPPQPVHSRRRRGVGEVAGGGAAECAAVCCCFPCVVIHLAVLAVYKVPKRLVVKAARKRRRRLMRNKNNGNVVVGNKADDIVVLHPHRASSVEGWDYDVGTTRLDEFLKQIPENETDEEEQGLEKEMWARFAGTGFWRSESQRQP